From Dasypus novemcinctus isolate mDasNov1 chromosome 19, mDasNov1.1.hap2, whole genome shotgun sequence, a single genomic window includes:
- the VPREB1 gene encoding immunoglobulin iota chain: MSWTPVLLLLLTHCPGVAPQPVLNQLPSASAPLGTTVSLACTLSRDYSIGLHNIYWYQQRPGHPPRFLLRYFSHSDKSQGPNPEDEAMYYCAVGSSDREKGWEVGKRPAFPGTQAPRDTGTLD; the protein is encoded by the exons ATGTCTTGGACCCCtgtcctgctcctgctcctcacCCACTGCCCAG GGGTTGCCCCCCAGCCGGTGCTGAATCAGCTGCCGTCGGCGTCCGCGCCCCTGGGAACCACGGTCAGCCTGGCCTGCACGTTGAGCCGCGACTACAGCATCGGCCTTCATAACATCTACTGGTATCAGCAGAGGCCGGGCCACCCTCCGAGGTTCCTGCTGAGATACTTCTCACACTCAGACAAGAGCCAGGGCCCCAAT CCAGAGGACGAGGCCATGTACTACTGCGCCGTGGGGAGCAGCGACAGGGAGAAGGGGTGGGAGGTAGGGAAGAGGCCAGCTTTTCCGGGGACGCAGGCACCCCGGGACACGGGCACCTTGGACTGA